A genomic segment from Treponema sp. Marseille-Q3903 encodes:
- the rsmD gene encoding 16S rRNA (guanine(966)-N(2))-methyltransferase RsmD has translation MRITGGKLKGRIIKCPDGVIRPAMDRMRESVFSILGDLTGKSWLDLFSGSGTIALEAVSRNAEDVELCEKDKIKVNTILENVRIAEQECGVKIKCHFMPVEYYIKRCRRSFDYIFFDPPFPYKFHEQIIEQADKNKLLNKTGTIIVHRPEEHFMPDKIGNLTRTDKRIYGRSIVDFYTYSE, from the coding sequence ATGAGAATCACCGGCGGAAAATTAAAAGGAAGAATTATCAAGTGCCCGGACGGAGTGATAAGGCCTGCTATGGACAGGATGAGAGAATCGGTTTTTTCGATTTTGGGTGACTTGACCGGTAAATCATGGCTAGACCTTTTTTCTGGGTCAGGTACAATTGCGCTCGAAGCTGTATCAAGAAATGCGGAAGATGTTGAGCTTTGTGAAAAAGATAAAATTAAAGTCAATACGATTTTAGAAAATGTTCGAATTGCAGAACAGGAATGCGGAGTAAAAATTAAATGCCATTTTATGCCTGTAGAATATTACATAAAACGATGCAGGCGCTCTTTTGATTATATTTTTTTTGATCCACCTTTTCCTTATAAGTTTCATGAACAGATTATTGAGCAGGCAGATAAAAACAAGCTTTTGAATAAAACCGGAACAATCATTGTGCACAGACCGGAAGAACACTTCATGCCCGATAAAATCGGCAATCTTACTAGGACAGATAAAAGAATTTACGGTCGTTCAATCGTAGATTTCTATACTTATAGCGAATAA
- a CDS encoding ankyrin repeat domain-containing protein yields the protein MFIGTAKKIFLSFFLAFESIFIALPLFAQSGKNDVYIKYVHPRIYHFDLYDSEEKVYLNINNSSRNFEAHANFTKYVKKDMPKAGDKVIFHYSGYAKKKLSPLTATVWDKKKNIKLSDSDKVFVEDDIEAKVPFEGTISFILDRDSERSFYLKLSNTKHSITEKTDKCHLYFTRVAETTNTTNESKAEAKAKRKKIKIVETKSEIFPDEKEITQDEQKSSDTLESPESPIDKTESGKEPEPEPEIDEKAIAQQEAEKLEQERLKKEMEFQKALENSAKASSSRYEKEYLQDYIVPDTPSLPTEGKYTDSLIKNPDATDFMGRTLLMKAAKLGNDWQIKQLLKSGAKVNIQDKDGWTALMYALRYQENMDCVQLLLNAGAKVKISNNYDTSPLLLAACYNNNPEILKKILDYYSISEKEVLRSLVMLLTEYHINEYLLAEKLAVYIERSIPLNNFYEGKTPLMYAALYGNSTNIIKMLLENNANAQLRSTEGKTAFDYAKLNNNLTRDKYFWELNRK from the coding sequence ATGTTTATTGGCACAGCAAAAAAAATATTTTTGTCATTTTTTTTAGCTTTTGAATCGATTTTTATTGCTCTCCCACTTTTTGCGCAATCTGGCAAAAACGATGTTTATATAAAATATGTTCATCCACGTATTTATCACTTTGATTTATACGATTCGGAAGAAAAAGTGTATTTAAACATTAATAATTCGTCAAGAAATTTTGAAGCTCATGCAAATTTTACAAAATATGTAAAAAAAGATATGCCGAAAGCCGGCGACAAAGTTATTTTTCACTATTCCGGATATGCAAAAAAAAAGTTATCGCCGTTGACAGCAACAGTTTGGGATAAGAAAAAAAATATTAAACTGAGCGATTCAGATAAAGTTTTTGTTGAAGATGATATTGAAGCAAAAGTACCGTTTGAAGGGACAATATCTTTTATTCTCGATAGAGATTCAGAACGCTCATTTTATCTTAAATTATCAAACACAAAACATAGCATTACTGAAAAAACGGATAAGTGCCATCTCTATTTTACACGCGTAGCTGAGACAACAAACACCACAAATGAATCGAAAGCGGAAGCAAAGGCAAAACGCAAAAAAATAAAAATTGTAGAAACCAAATCAGAAATTTTTCCTGATGAAAAAGAAATAACGCAAGATGAACAAAAATCTTCTGACACTTTGGAATCTCCTGAATCTCCTATAGATAAAACCGAGAGCGGAAAAGAACCTGAGCCTGAACCTGAAATAGATGAAAAAGCAATAGCGCAACAAGAAGCGGAAAAACTCGAGCAAGAACGGCTAAAAAAAGAAATGGAATTTCAAAAGGCTCTTGAAAATTCTGCAAAAGCCTCTTCATCGAGATATGAAAAAGAATACCTGCAAGATTATATTGTGCCCGACACACCTTCTCTTCCGACAGAAGGGAAATATACAGATTCACTTATAAAAAATCCTGATGCGACAGATTTTATGGGAAGAACACTTCTTATGAAAGCCGCAAAACTCGGAAACGACTGGCAGATAAAGCAGCTTTTAAAATCAGGGGCAAAAGTCAATATACAGGACAAAGACGGTTGGACGGCACTTATGTACGCATTGAGATATCAAGAAAACATGGACTGCGTTCAACTTCTTTTAAACGCCGGAGCAAAAGTAAAAATATCGAACAATTATGATACATCTCCGCTCTTACTTGCAGCTTGTTACAACAACAACCCTGAAATTCTAAAAAAAATCTTAGATTATTATTCAATTTCAGAAAAAGAAGTGCTCCGTTCCCTTGTCATGCTTTTGACTGAATATCACATCAATGAATACCTTCTGGCTGAAAAACTTGCAGTTTATATCGAACGTTCAATCCCTTTGAACAATTTTTATGAAGGGAAGACTCCTTTGATGTATGCCGCTTTGTATGGAAATTCTACAAATATCATAAAGATGCTTTTGGAAAACAATGCAAATGCACAGCTTCGCTCGACAGAAGGCAAAACAGCGTTTGACTATGCAAAATTAAATAACAACCTTACACGCGATAAATATTTCTGGGAATTAAACAGAAAATAA
- the rpsF gene encoding 30S ribosomal protein S6, which produces MKKYELMAIYPLDDEKSKKGAEDVKATLANFGAEIEEEKAFGDRDLTYEIKKQKKGRFVLYTMKLNPSKIVEIDKEFKINANLLKYQFVRLDTKESK; this is translated from the coding sequence ATGAAAAAGTATGAACTTATGGCTATTTATCCGCTCGATGATGAAAAGTCAAAAAAAGGTGCTGAAGATGTAAAGGCAACTTTGGCAAACTTTGGTGCAGAAATCGAAGAAGAAAAAGCATTCGGTGATCGCGATCTTACTTACGAAATCAAAAAACAGAAAAAAGGACGTTTCGTTCTTTACACAATGAAACTCAATCCTTCAAAGATTGTTGAAATTGATAAAGAATTCAAAATCAACGCAAATCTTTTAAAATATCAGTTTGTTAGACTTGATACAAAAGAATCTAAATAG
- a CDS encoding single-stranded DNA-binding protein → MTDLNHVVLIGRLTQDLGSDERNFGYVGNGQARANVSIAVNRSRKNGDQWVDEVNYFNVTIWGKTAENLKPYLTKGKQICVEGHLKQDRWEKDGQKQSKVTIVADNVQLLGGRGDNNSQSTGGAPKFQAINNNANQNTGFSNNYQSEPYGDTGSDFPEDIPF, encoded by the coding sequence ATGACAGATTTGAATCATGTAGTTTTAATTGGTCGTCTCACTCAGGATCTCGGTTCTGATGAAAGGAATTTCGGTTATGTTGGAAATGGCCAGGCAAGAGCTAATGTGAGCATAGCTGTCAATAGAAGCCGAAAAAACGGTGACCAGTGGGTCGATGAAGTGAATTACTTCAATGTGACAATCTGGGGCAAAACCGCTGAAAATCTTAAACCGTATCTTACAAAAGGAAAACAAATCTGTGTTGAAGGGCATTTGAAACAAGATCGTTGGGAAAAAGATGGTCAGAAGCAGAGCAAGGTAACAATTGTTGCTGATAACGTTCAGCTTCTTGGCGGTCGCGGAGATAATAACAGTCAATCGACTGGGGGTGCTCCAAAATTCCAAGCGATAAACAATAACGCAAATCAAAATACAGGTTTTTCAAACAATTATCAGTCGGAACCTTACGGTGATACTGGTAGTGATTTCCCGGAAGATATCCCATTCTAA
- the rpsR gene encoding 30S ribosomal protein S18 produces MSEENTQEFEEKQPQEITMSDTSASEGREEDRDARAKGKTYFRKKVCRFCANKVKIDYKDADALRRYMTERGKILPRRITGTCAKHQREVARAIKRARSISLLPFVAD; encoded by the coding sequence ATGTCTGAAGAAAATACACAGGAATTCGAAGAAAAACAGCCACAAGAGATAACAATGTCTGACACTTCTGCATCAGAAGGTCGTGAAGAAGATCGCGATGCCCGTGCAAAAGGAAAAACATATTTCCGTAAAAAGGTATGTCGTTTCTGCGCTAACAAAGTAAAGATCGATTATAAAGATGCAGATGCACTGCGACGTTATATGACAGAACGCGGTAAGATTTTGCCACGCCGTATCACAGGCACTTGTGCAAAACATCAGCGTGAAGTTGCAAGAGCAATTAAACGCGCACGTTCAATCAGCCTTTTGCCGTTTGTCGCTGATTAA
- the rplI gene encoding 50S ribosomal protein L9 gives MKVILNVDVKSLGEEGDVKNVANGYARNFLLPRNLAVPYNEATVAFFESRKAEIEARKEQKRKDSASLKEKLEASAIELNMPAAANGKLYASVTAHVVAEAIAKLGFEIERKRIEIPGSVIKSVGNYKATIHLYEAQTAEVHIAVKAQAVEGSAPAEEKKESKVAKEVKESKESKDVIESEEEKNEVPAEKSE, from the coding sequence ATGAAAGTAATTCTTAATGTAGATGTAAAATCACTTGGTGAAGAAGGCGATGTAAAAAACGTTGCTAACGGTTATGCACGCAATTTTCTTCTTCCACGTAACTTGGCTGTACCTTACAATGAAGCAACAGTAGCATTTTTTGAAAGCCGAAAAGCTGAAATTGAAGCACGCAAGGAACAGAAGAGAAAAGATTCTGCCAGCTTAAAGGAAAAACTTGAAGCATCGGCAATTGAACTCAATATGCCGGCTGCAGCTAACGGAAAACTTTATGCATCTGTTACAGCACACGTTGTTGCCGAGGCAATTGCAAAACTTGGATTCGAAATCGAACGCAAACGCATCGAAATTCCGGGAAGCGTTATTAAATCTGTCGGTAACTATAAAGCTACAATCCATCTTTATGAAGCTCAGACAGCAGAAGTTCACATAGCCGTAAAGGCGCAGGCTGTTGAAGGTTCTGCTCCAGCTGAAGAAAAGAAAGAATCTAAAGTAGCTAAAGAAGTTAAAGAATCTAAAGAATCTAAAGATGTTATAGAATCTGAAGAAGAGAAAAACGAAGTCCCGGCAGAAAAATCTGAATAA
- the dnaB gene encoding replicative DNA helicase has protein sequence MDANLTDKVPPHSEEAEQAVLGALLINWGAMADVVSSLKPDRFYSLQNQVIFDAMLKLYAKNATGDTISLINELTVENKLEQAGGVAYIASLTDTVPSAANIDYYAKMVLDRAARRDLIKISAEMKASAFELQKNSEALLDAAEQKIFALAERNETTQIYEAKDMMIKEIEIIDARYKSKNQFTGIPSGFAKLDTYTSGFQKSELIIIGARPSIGKTAFALSMMQNIACERKIPCGFFSLEMSYESIGMRLLAQEARVPMQKIRSGLMKLDDVKRIQDSAGRWFEAPLYTVDTPNMRLLDLRAMARRMVMNHKVEIIFIDYIGLITTENPNAAVFEQVSEISKSLKALARELSIPIVALCQVARDAEGQEPNLAQLRGSGSIEQDADVVMFLHRDRLKEEVAAQDSKIILAKQRNGATGDIPIMFLPAYSRFENKAEE, from the coding sequence ATGGATGCAAATTTAACAGACAAGGTACCACCTCACAGCGAAGAAGCTGAGCAAGCAGTTCTGGGAGCTCTTTTAATCAACTGGGGGGCAATGGCTGATGTAGTTTCTTCTCTTAAACCTGATAGATTTTATTCGCTTCAAAATCAAGTTATTTTTGATGCTATGCTAAAACTTTATGCAAAAAATGCAACCGGTGATACAATTTCTTTAATCAACGAATTGACAGTTGAGAATAAACTTGAACAAGCTGGAGGAGTTGCATACATCGCCTCGCTGACAGATACAGTCCCTTCGGCTGCCAACATAGATTACTATGCAAAAATGGTGCTTGACCGGGCAGCACGGCGTGACCTCATAAAAATTTCGGCTGAGATGAAAGCTTCCGCTTTTGAGTTGCAGAAAAACAGCGAAGCTCTGCTTGATGCTGCTGAACAAAAAATTTTTGCTTTGGCAGAAAGAAATGAAACTACTCAGATTTACGAAGCAAAAGATATGATGATTAAAGAAATCGAAATCATCGATGCGCGTTACAAAAGCAAAAATCAGTTTACAGGCATTCCTTCAGGGTTTGCAAAACTTGATACATATACATCAGGCTTCCAAAAATCTGAACTTATAATAATTGGAGCAAGACCTTCTATCGGTAAAACAGCGTTTGCTCTTTCGATGATGCAAAATATCGCATGTGAAAGAAAAATTCCTTGCGGATTTTTTTCTTTGGAAATGTCATATGAATCAATCGGTATGCGCCTTTTGGCTCAGGAAGCACGTGTCCCAATGCAAAAGATACGTTCCGGCTTGATGAAATTAGATGATGTAAAGCGTATTCAGGATTCTGCGGGACGCTGGTTTGAAGCACCGTTGTACACAGTAGACACTCCAAATATGCGATTGCTTGATTTAAGAGCGATGGCTAGGCGCATGGTGATGAACCACAAAGTTGAAATCATATTTATTGACTATATCGGTCTCATAACAACTGAAAATCCAAATGCCGCTGTCTTTGAACAGGTTTCCGAAATATCAAAATCTCTGAAAGCTTTAGCGCGGGAGCTTTCAATTCCAATCGTGGCACTGTGTCAGGTAGCCCGTGATGCTGAAGGCCAGGAACCGAACCTTGCTCAACTACGCGGTTCCGGGTCTATCGAACAAGATGCCGATGTTGTAATGTTTTTGCACCGCGATCGTTTGAAAGAAGAAGTGGCTGCACAAGATTCAAAGATAATTCTTGCAAAACAGAGAAACGGTGCTACAGGCGATATTCCAATCATGTTTTTGCCGGCGTACAGCAGGTTCGAAAACAAGGCTGAAGAATAA
- a CDS encoding P83/100 family protein, translating to MKKIKCLFTAFLLISANVFALEVDRSELNSAGNETTIEFINYTGPHKVIDSIEAIKGIGSSMGNAVAGQLSSSLSTPKSSKYYVIHAVDNSVKEKLDADIIFIGEDATVDHIDNLRRIISAYLKAAYGYSEKDADTLSVFITVYNAVYRGKLDIFQSKYKEIVTKNLTKDNCGLSVNYKDWPGKSQIVIPLFDVKNGGLSTVDTSVISDTKVITSMKEDDDKNIESRKGMVDIKEREADNAEAKAQTAQKTAAEEQKKLEKEKQKTAEAKKEAAEAKKTADEKQNIADKEPDNKKAQTEAKEAKNQAEQKQKAAEKQEQKLEEQKQKTEDAKQEAKEQQAAVDKKQSEALSERKEIAKDQQEIQKKEAEQANMNTNYGIILTDEKEMLSRLVKFNSANGQIVKNSPVSVIRSRTIYKSGDSYIAIAGENKGKGAVKLVTISIDTMEISAESENYIAADSVLIQDGGSFYCVTEDNGSFYLAKFGSDLSLKLKSETKVKSATPVTITDAGIVVTGSDGKLKILKKNDLKEITGK from the coding sequence ATGAAAAAAATTAAATGTTTATTTACAGCGTTTTTGTTGATCTCTGCAAATGTATTTGCACTTGAAGTAGATAGATCTGAATTGAATTCTGCAGGAAATGAGACAACAATTGAATTTATCAACTACACAGGGCCTCACAAAGTTATAGATTCAATTGAGGCAATCAAAGGGATCGGCTCTTCTATGGGAAATGCAGTTGCCGGGCAACTTTCATCTTCTCTATCGACTCCAAAATCTTCAAAATATTACGTGATTCACGCAGTCGACAATTCTGTAAAAGAAAAACTCGACGCCGATATCATTTTCATTGGCGAAGACGCTACAGTTGACCACATCGATAATCTTCGAAGGATTATTTCAGCATATTTAAAAGCGGCTTATGGGTACAGCGAGAAAGACGCCGATACACTTTCGGTTTTTATCACAGTTTACAACGCTGTTTACCGCGGAAAATTAGATATCTTCCAGTCAAAATACAAAGAAATTGTCACAAAAAATCTTACAAAAGATAATTGTGGTCTTTCTGTAAACTATAAAGACTGGCCTGGAAAATCTCAAATTGTAATTCCTTTATTCGACGTAAAAAACGGCGGTCTCTCAACTGTAGACACATCTGTTATCAGCGATACAAAAGTTATCACTTCTATGAAAGAAGATGATGATAAAAATATCGAAAGCCGAAAAGGAATGGTCGACATCAAAGAACGAGAAGCAGATAACGCTGAAGCGAAAGCTCAAACAGCACAAAAAACAGCTGCTGAAGAACAGAAAAAATTAGAAAAAGAAAAACAGAAAACTGCGGAAGCAAAAAAAGAAGCTGCCGAAGCAAAAAAAACTGCCGATGAAAAACAGAATATAGCTGATAAAGAGCCTGACAACAAAAAAGCTCAAACAGAAGCAAAAGAAGCAAAAAATCAGGCAGAACAAAAACAAAAAGCTGCTGAAAAACAGGAACAAAAGCTGGAAGAACAAAAGCAAAAAACAGAAGACGCTAAACAAGAAGCAAAAGAACAGCAGGCTGCTGTTGACAAAAAACAGTCTGAAGCACTTTCAGAACGCAAAGAGATTGCAAAAGACCAGCAGGAAATTCAAAAGAAAGAAGCCGAACAAGCTAACATGAATACTAACTATGGAATTATTCTAACAGATGAAAAAGAAATGCTCTCCAGACTTGTAAAATTCAATTCTGCAAACGGTCAAATTGTCAAAAATTCTCCTGTTTCAGTTATCAGAAGCAGGACGATTTACAAAAGCGGTGACAGTTACATTGCAATTGCCGGCGAAAACAAAGGAAAAGGAGCTGTAAAACTCGTTACAATTTCGATAGATACGATGGAAATATCAGCAGAAAGCGAGAACTATATCGCAGCTGACTCCGTTTTAATTCAGGATGGAGGCTCGTTCTATTGTGTAACTGAAGATAACGGTTCTTTCTATCTTGCAAAATTTGGCAGCGATCTTTCACTTAAATTAAAGTCAGAAACTAAAGTAAAGTCTGCCACACCGGTTACAATCACAGATGCCGGAATTGTTGTAACAGGCTCAGACGGAAAACTAAAAATTTTGAAGAAAAACGATTTGAAAGAGATTACAGGGAAATAA
- the rlmD gene encoding 23S rRNA (uracil(1939)-C(5))-methyltransferase RlmD gives MTIITDKIVIGGNSLGKIDGKNVFVPYTMPGETLEIEITDSKKDYDFAEIKKIIKPSKDRITPPCRYYGKCGGCNMMHIKPQKQRELRKQMLTDVFFQNGIDISKITKIVYGPDYNYRARFQLNDGGLSQKRSNVVIPVDKCLCAEKPVNDYLSKTPPFERPRGRCHLFGSEFAVAQSQKEITYAGSIKIYSEFSDKKSCRNSGYNKLAKKAKSQKKFRENHYFSGTVESPENTIEVEFAGKRLCFDIRGFFQSNIFVFEKVVKLIAEYLPGGENVLDMYAGCGSISAFLADKYKNVMIVEHNRDAVVYAEKNLAGKKHVSYGLSGANWVKTCAQYCNKFDACVIDPPRSGMEKEVCDYLCKSGIPHIVLLSCDPATNARDCTRLIKSGYELKQIYLLDFYPNTSHIESLAIFQLK, from the coding sequence ATGACAATTATAACAGATAAAATAGTTATCGGGGGAAATTCCTTAGGAAAAATTGATGGAAAAAACGTATTTGTTCCTTATACGATGCCCGGCGAAACTCTCGAAATAGAAATTACAGATTCAAAAAAAGACTACGATTTTGCAGAAATCAAAAAAATAATAAAACCGTCAAAAGACAGAATAACACCGCCTTGCAGATATTATGGTAAATGCGGTGGGTGCAATATGATGCACATAAAACCTCAAAAGCAGCGAGAACTGCGAAAGCAGATGCTGACAGATGTTTTTTTTCAAAACGGGATAGATATTTCAAAAATCACAAAAATCGTTTACGGCCCTGATTACAATTACCGTGCCCGCTTTCAGCTAAACGATGGAGGACTTTCTCAAAAGCGTTCCAATGTTGTAATTCCTGTCGATAAATGCCTTTGTGCAGAAAAGCCTGTCAACGATTATCTTTCAAAAACACCGCCGTTTGAGCGCCCACGCGGAAGATGCCATCTTTTTGGAAGCGAATTTGCTGTTGCACAAAGTCAAAAAGAAATCACATATGCTGGGAGCATCAAAATTTATTCGGAATTTTCCGATAAAAAAAGCTGCCGGAATTCAGGCTACAATAAACTCGCCAAAAAAGCAAAATCACAGAAAAAATTTAGAGAAAACCACTATTTTTCGGGAACTGTAGAATCGCCTGAAAACACAATTGAAGTTGAGTTTGCAGGCAAAAGGCTTTGCTTTGACATACGCGGATTTTTTCAGTCAAACATTTTTGTTTTTGAAAAGGTCGTGAAGCTGATTGCGGAATATCTTCCCGGAGGAGAAAATGTTCTCGACATGTACGCCGGCTGCGGCTCAATCTCCGCTTTTTTAGCCGACAAATACAAAAATGTGATGATTGTTGAACACAACCGCGATGCTGTTGTCTATGCTGAAAAAAATCTTGCTGGAAAAAAACACGTTAGCTATGGACTAAGCGGTGCAAACTGGGTAAAAACGTGCGCACAATACTGCAATAAATTTGACGCATGCGTAATCGACCCACCTCGTTCAGGAATGGAAAAAGAAGTTTGCGACTATCTTTGTAAATCAGGAATTCCGCATATTGTCTTGCTTTCATGCGATCCCGCAACTAACGCACGCGATTGTACACGCTTGATAAAATCGGGTTATGAATTAAAACAAATTTATCTTCTAGATTTTTATCCGAATACGAGCCATATTGAAAGCCTTGCAATATTCCAGTTGAAATAA
- a CDS encoding alpha/beta fold hydrolase, producing the protein MYKQKFLKISDGMEIAISRWYPDEKVGENGEKIDNVKGVVQLHHGLAEHSLRYDRLGSILAENGWVLNAYDMRGHGRTAENAEKNKTGLFGKLSDKNGFDRVVDDLEEVIADVKKEYSGKKIILLGHSFGSFVSQGFIERYGREIDGCILSGTAGPRRALVAAGLFVAKLITFFNGKNTVSPILDKIAFGNYNARIENPRTKYDWLSKDETNVSMYMMDKWCGIDLKNSFYCDMLSGLKQIHKISNIKKIPVELPLLLFYGSDDPVGDYGKTVKALYNIYKANGIKKVDIIEYQGNRHESLNEKNKEIVEKDIISWIHLISI; encoded by the coding sequence ATGTATAAACAAAAATTTCTGAAAATCAGTGATGGTATGGAAATCGCTATAAGCAGATGGTATCCAGACGAGAAAGTTGGCGAAAATGGCGAAAAAATTGACAATGTAAAAGGTGTTGTTCAGCTTCATCATGGGCTTGCAGAGCATTCTTTGAGATATGATAGGCTCGGCTCAATCCTTGCTGAAAACGGCTGGGTATTGAACGCATACGACATGAGGGGGCATGGACGCACTGCCGAAAATGCTGAAAAAAATAAAACAGGTCTTTTCGGTAAACTCTCCGATAAAAACGGCTTTGATAGAGTTGTAGACGACCTCGAAGAAGTCATCGCAGATGTAAAAAAAGAATACAGCGGGAAAAAAATAATTCTCTTGGGGCATTCATTCGGCTCTTTTGTATCTCAAGGATTTATAGAAAGATATGGCAGGGAAATTGACGGATGTATTCTATCAGGAACAGCAGGTCCTCGTCGTGCTCTTGTTGCAGCCGGGTTATTTGTTGCAAAGCTTATAACTTTTTTTAATGGGAAAAACACTGTTTCTCCGATTTTAGATAAAATTGCATTTGGAAATTATAACGCACGCATAGAAAACCCCAGAACAAAATATGACTGGTTATCAAAAGATGAAACTAATGTCAGCATGTACATGATGGACAAGTGGTGCGGAATAGACCTTAAAAACTCATTTTACTGCGATATGCTGAGCGGTTTAAAACAGATTCATAAAATCTCTAACATAAAAAAAATCCCTGTGGAACTTCCGCTGTTGTTGTTTTATGGAAGCGATGATCCAGTCGGAGATTACGGTAAAACTGTAAAAGCTTTGTACAACATATATAAAGCAAATGGAATAAAAAAAGTTGATATCATAGAATATCAGGGAAACCGTCACGAATCGTTGAACGAAAAAAACAAAGAAATCGTAGAAAAAGATATAATTTCATGGATTCATTTAATTTCAATTTAA
- the pcnB gene encoding polynucleotide adenylyltransferase PcnB has product MLFRYGTDSHGRLIKKAVVYTQNEHSISIKNIDPDALQIINRLRDAGYAAYIVGGAVRDLIVGNKPKDFDIVTDATPSKIKKIFRNSRIIGRRFRLVHVVFGSKIFEVSTFRSNAEGSVGNVFGTIEEDVQRRDFTMNALYYDPVQQQVIDYVGGMRDIKKHILRPVIAIDRIFVEDPVRMLRAIKYSATTHAKMSHQLRHKIRNSANLLGQVSPSRITEELLKILNSSCIYEIVQEALDTDLYIYLQPSAACLIYDSKDFERKYMESIRQLGELNKIDPDARLGKKLLFIIKDFVKTLTDWDKEVKGKTAYSELYARTWAECRNFVLPMNPVRRELEFSVKAAIGQCGVKSHSKK; this is encoded by the coding sequence GTGTTATTCAGATATGGTACTGATAGTCATGGCAGGCTGATTAAAAAAGCCGTAGTTTATACTCAGAATGAACATTCGATATCAATCAAAAACATAGATCCTGATGCACTCCAAATAATCAACAGACTTAGAGATGCCGGTTACGCAGCTTATATCGTTGGTGGTGCTGTCAGAGATTTAATAGTCGGAAACAAACCAAAAGATTTTGATATTGTCACTGATGCCACACCGTCTAAGATTAAAAAGATATTTAGAAATTCTCGCATAATCGGAAGAAGATTTCGCCTTGTCCACGTTGTATTCGGTTCAAAGATTTTTGAAGTCAGCACATTCCGCTCGAATGCTGAAGGTTCTGTAGGAAACGTGTTCGGAACGATTGAAGAAGATGTTCAACGCCGTGATTTTACGATGAATGCGCTTTATTATGATCCTGTTCAGCAGCAGGTGATCGATTATGTTGGCGGTATGCGGGATATAAAAAAACATATTCTTCGCCCTGTGATAGCGATTGACCGCATTTTCGTTGAAGACCCTGTGCGAATGCTTCGCGCAATCAAATATTCGGCGACAACACACGCAAAAATGTCTCATCAGCTTCGCCATAAAATCAGAAATTCTGCAAATCTGCTAGGTCAAGTTTCTCCGTCTCGGATTACAGAAGAATTGCTCAAGATTCTGAACAGTTCATGTATATATGAAATAGTTCAGGAAGCTCTCGATACCGATTTATACATTTATTTGCAGCCGTCTGCAGCATGTCTTATATATGACAGTAAAGATTTTGAACGAAAATATATGGAAAGCATAAGGCAGCTCGGCGAATTGAATAAAATCGACCCTGATGCTCGACTCGGAAAAAAACTTTTGTTTATAATTAAAGATTTTGTCAAAACACTTACAGATTGGGATAAAGAAGTCAAAGGAAAGACTGCGTACTCAGAGCTTTATGCGAGAACGTGGGCTGAATGCAGAAACTTTGTGTTGCCGATGAATCCTGTCAGACGAGAATTGGAATTTTCGGTGAAAGCCGCAATCGGGCAGTGCGGTGTAAAATCACACAGCAAAAAATAA